The Agromyces atrinae genome window below encodes:
- the murA gene encoding UDP-N-acetylglucosamine 1-carboxyvinyltransferase, which yields MNTLLEDAKNHGSAVGMNVDSITINGGKPLNGRVELRGAKNFVTKAMVAALLGETPSTLRGVPNISDVRIVRGLLEVHGVNVTEGASGDDLILDPVNVESAHHADIDAHAGSSRIPILFCGPLLHRLGEAFIPDLGGCRIGDRPIDFHLDALRKFGATVEKLPAGIRLTAPNGLTGTTVHLPYPSVGATEQVLLTAVRARGTTELRGAAIEPEIMDLIAVLQKMGALISYEPNRVILIEGVEHLSGYDHRAIRDRNEAASWAAAALATDGDVFVGGARQEDLMTFLNVFRKAGGEFDIVDDGIRFGRAGALRPVVIETDVHPGFMTDWQQPMIVALTQAEGESIVHETVYENRFGFTDALVRMGADITIHPNGLQGYPRRVPHRNLEQAAVIRGATHLSGADIEVPDLRGGFSHVIAALTAEGRSRVSNVGIIARGYENLLTKLELLGADITLDA from the coding sequence GTGAACACACTTCTCGAGGACGCCAAGAACCATGGATCAGCGGTGGGTATGAACGTCGACAGCATCACCATCAACGGCGGCAAGCCGTTGAACGGCCGTGTCGAACTGCGTGGCGCGAAGAACTTCGTCACGAAGGCCATGGTCGCCGCCCTGCTCGGCGAGACGCCGAGCACGCTGCGCGGGGTACCGAACATCTCCGACGTGCGCATCGTCCGCGGCCTCCTCGAGGTGCACGGCGTGAACGTCACCGAGGGAGCATCCGGAGACGACCTCATCCTCGATCCCGTGAACGTCGAGTCGGCCCACCACGCCGACATCGACGCGCACGCCGGCTCCAGCCGCATCCCGATCCTCTTCTGCGGTCCGCTCCTGCACCGCCTCGGCGAGGCGTTCATCCCCGATCTCGGCGGATGCCGCATCGGCGACCGTCCCATCGACTTCCATCTCGACGCGCTCCGCAAGTTCGGCGCCACCGTCGAGAAGCTCCCCGCCGGCATCCGCCTCACGGCACCCAACGGCCTCACGGGAACGACGGTCCACCTGCCGTACCCGAGCGTCGGCGCGACCGAGCAGGTGCTGCTCACCGCCGTCCGTGCGCGCGGTACGACCGAGCTCCGCGGAGCCGCGATCGAGCCCGAGATCATGGACCTCATCGCCGTGCTCCAGAAGATGGGCGCGCTCATCAGCTACGAGCCCAACCGCGTCATCCTCATCGAGGGCGTCGAGCACCTCTCGGGTTACGACCACCGCGCCATCCGCGACCGCAACGAGGCCGCGAGCTGGGCGGCCGCAGCCCTCGCGACCGACGGCGACGTCTTCGTCGGCGGGGCTCGTCAGGAAGACCTGATGACGTTCCTGAACGTCTTCCGCAAGGCCGGCGGCGAGTTCGACATCGTCGACGACGGCATCCGCTTCGGTCGCGCGGGCGCGCTCCGCCCCGTCGTGATCGAGACCGACGTGCACCCCGGCTTCATGACCGACTGGCAGCAGCCGATGATCGTCGCCCTCACGCAGGCCGAGGGCGAGTCGATCGTGCACGAGACGGTCTACGAGAACCGCTTCGGCTTCACCGACGCCCTCGTGCGCATGGGCGCCGACATCACGATCCACCCCAACGGGCTGCAGGGCTACCCGCGGCGCGTGCCGCACCGCAACCTCGAGCAGGCGGCGGTCATCCGGGGCGCGACCCACCTCTCGGGTGCCGACATCGAGGTTCCCGACCTGCGCGGCGGATTCAGTCACGTGATCGCGGCGTTGACGGCCGAGGGGCGCTCGCGCGTCTCGAACGTCGGCATCATCGCTCGCGGCTACGAGAACCTGCTGACGAAGCTCGAGCTCCTCGGCGCCGACATCACGCTCGACGCGTAA
- a CDS encoding ATP-dependent DNA helicase RecG: MTLDSDSDALDVRLRSVLDPKTADALKRAFGHETLGDFLSHYPRRYARRGELTVLADLPTDENVTIVADVASVSERSMQKRRGSLLEVTITDGTGSLKLTFFNQSWRKNELVPGKRGVFAGKVTLYRNERQLTHPEYKLFDDEADAEEIARWATAPIPFYPATAALTSWNIEKAMRIALQQLGGVADPVPDEVRAELGLLSHRRALELVHRPDDDSEWARARRTLRFTEAFVLQAALLQERHRLRSHMTAPRLPVPGGYLERFDAALPFTLTSDQQQVAGEIANDIAAVLPMNRLVQGEVGSGKTVLAVRAMLAVADSGGQSALLAPTEVLAGQHLRSIVALLGPDLSAELMPTILTGSLPTAERKRALLRSVSGQSRIVVGTHALLGDAVSFYDLGLIVVDEQHRFGVDQREALRLKAEQPPHVLVLTATPIPRTVAMTVFGDLDVSTIAELPAGRAGIESFVVPLAEKPLWVNRVWQRLSEELALGRQAFVVCPAIEPREAAEGDEGPPAASVVAVLDELRRHPALTGRSIEALHGRLPSDEKDRLMRAFAAGEIDVLVATTVIEVGVDVPNASMMIVLDADRFGVSQLHQLRGRVGRGGLPGLCLLVTHAESESLGRQRVDAVASTLDGFELAEADLELRHEGDVLGSNQSGARSSLKLLRVARDGDVIADARRLAGGVVDSDPAFARHPALAAAVRRRLDERERDFLNKT; encoded by the coding sequence ATGACGCTCGACTCCGACTCCGACGCACTCGATGTGCGGCTGCGTTCCGTCCTCGACCCGAAGACCGCAGACGCCCTCAAGCGAGCCTTCGGACACGAGACGCTCGGCGACTTCCTCTCGCACTACCCCCGGCGCTACGCCCGCCGCGGCGAGCTCACGGTGCTCGCCGACCTGCCCACCGACGAGAACGTCACGATCGTCGCCGACGTCGCCTCGGTGTCGGAGCGCTCGATGCAGAAGCGTCGTGGGTCGCTCCTCGAGGTCACGATCACCGACGGAACGGGCAGCCTGAAGCTCACCTTCTTCAACCAGTCGTGGCGGAAGAACGAGCTCGTCCCCGGCAAGCGCGGCGTGTTCGCGGGCAAGGTCACCCTGTACCGCAACGAGCGTCAGCTCACCCACCCCGAGTACAAGCTCTTCGACGACGAGGCCGACGCCGAGGAGATCGCCCGCTGGGCGACGGCGCCGATCCCGTTCTACCCGGCCACCGCCGCACTGACGAGCTGGAACATCGAGAAGGCGATGCGCATCGCGCTCCAACAGCTCGGCGGCGTCGCCGACCCCGTGCCCGACGAGGTGCGCGCCGAACTCGGGCTCCTCTCTCATCGACGCGCGCTCGAACTCGTGCATCGCCCCGACGACGACTCCGAGTGGGCTCGCGCGCGTCGCACGCTGCGATTCACCGAGGCCTTCGTGCTGCAGGCCGCGCTCCTCCAGGAGCGCCACCGTCTGCGCTCGCACATGACGGCACCGCGACTGCCCGTGCCGGGCGGCTATCTCGAGCGTTTCGACGCGGCGCTGCCCTTCACGTTGACGTCCGACCAGCAGCAGGTGGCCGGCGAGATCGCGAACGACATCGCCGCCGTGCTGCCGATGAACCGGCTCGTGCAGGGCGAGGTCGGTTCGGGCAAGACCGTGCTCGCCGTGCGCGCGATGCTCGCCGTCGCCGATTCGGGCGGGCAGTCGGCGCTGCTCGCTCCCACCGAAGTCCTCGCCGGTCAGCACCTCCGGTCGATCGTCGCCCTCCTCGGCCCCGACCTCTCGGCCGAACTCATGCCGACGATCCTCACCGGCTCGCTCCCGACGGCCGAGCGCAAGCGCGCTCTCCTCCGTTCGGTCTCGGGGCAGTCGCGCATCGTCGTGGGAACGCACGCGCTCCTCGGTGACGCGGTGTCGTTCTACGACCTCGGGCTCATCGTCGTCGACGAGCAGCACCGCTTCGGAGTCGACCAGCGAGAGGCGCTCCGCCTCAAGGCCGAGCAGCCTCCGCACGTGCTCGTGCTGACCGCGACGCCGATTCCCCGCACGGTCGCCATGACGGTCTTCGGCGACCTCGACGTCAGCACCATCGCCGAGCTCCCCGCGGGGCGGGCGGGCATCGAGTCGTTCGTCGTGCCCCTCGCCGAGAAGCCGCTGTGGGTCAATCGGGTGTGGCAGCGACTGTCGGAGGAGCTCGCCCTCGGCCGGCAGGCGTTCGTCGTCTGCCCCGCCATCGAGCCGCGCGAGGCCGCCGAGGGCGACGAGGGCCCGCCCGCGGCGAGCGTCGTCGCCGTCCTCGACGAGCTCCGACGGCACCCGGCGCTCACCGGGCGAAGCATCGAGGCGCTCCACGGCCGGCTGCCGAGCGACGAGAAGGACCGCTTGATGCGTGCCTTCGCCGCCGGAGAGATCGACGTGCTCGTCGCGACGACCGTGATCGAGGTCGGCGTCGACGTGCCGAACGCCTCGATGATGATCGTCCTCGACGCCGACCGGTTCGGCGTCTCGCAGTTGCACCAGTTGCGCGGTCGTGTCGGTCGTGGCGGTCTGCCCGGGCTCTGCCTGCTCGTGACGCACGCCGAGAGCGAATCGCTCGGCCGTCAGCGCGTCGACGCGGTGGCATCGACGCTCGACGGCTTCGAACTCGCCGAAGCCGACCTCGAGCTGCGTCACGAGGGCGACGTGCTCGGCAGCAATCAGTCGGGCGCTCGGTCGTCGCTCAAACTGCTGCGCGTCGCACGTGATGGCGACGTCATCGCCGACGCGCGTCGGCTCGCGGGCGGCGTCGTCGATTCCGATCCCGCCTTCGCGCGTCATCCTGCCCTCGCGGCCGCCGTCCGCCGCCGCCTCGACGAGCGCGAACGCGACTTCCTGAACAAGACCTGA
- the rsmD gene encoding 16S rRNA (guanine(966)-N(2))-methyltransferase RsmD: MTRLIAGFAGSQTLAVPRTGTRPTSDRVREAVYSALEARDAVDDARILDLYAGSGALGLEAASRGARLVTLVEKNGDAAAVCRRNAEAVIRAAPKSARPQIGVTTQPVQSFLDASRAEFDVVFVDPPYDLGETELEHNLAALAPLLAEDAIVIVERSSRSPEPRWPAGIELDRRRNYGETVLWWAQPAEPSQPE, from the coding sequence ATGACCAGACTCATCGCGGGCTTCGCGGGCTCGCAGACGCTTGCCGTGCCGCGCACGGGCACGAGGCCCACGAGCGACCGTGTGCGCGAGGCCGTCTACTCGGCCCTCGAGGCGCGCGATGCCGTCGATGACGCCCGCATCCTCGATCTGTACGCGGGCTCAGGCGCGCTCGGCCTCGAAGCCGCCAGCCGCGGCGCACGGCTCGTGACCCTCGTCGAGAAGAACGGTGACGCGGCCGCCGTCTGTCGCCGGAACGCGGAGGCCGTGATCCGCGCGGCTCCGAAGAGCGCCCGACCGCAGATCGGGGTGACGACGCAGCCCGTGCAGTCGTTCCTCGATGCGTCGCGCGCCGAGTTCGACGTCGTCTTCGTCGATCCGCCGTACGACCTCGGCGAGACCGAACTCGAGCACAACCTCGCCGCGCTCGCCCCCCTCCTCGCGGAGGACGCGATCGTCATCGTCGAGCGGAGCTCGCGCTCGCCCGAGCCGCGCTGGCCGGCCGGCATCGAGCTCGACCGACGTCGCAACTACGGCGAGACCGTGCTCTGGTGGGCTCAGCCCGCCGAGCCGTCCCAGCCCGAGTAA
- a CDS encoding DUF3515 family protein, whose translation MPHRSIRRAVLALAALSLASGLAACANPVALERADDGIDAACADIIVRLPDSVADLDRRETNAQGTGAWGSPTSVILRCGVEVPGPTTLPCNAVNGVDWITDDSDAPNYRFVTYGRTPATEVIINGDAVAGSTVLADLSAAVSTIPVDGGCVSYDDATPVPTPTNED comes from the coding sequence ATGCCTCACCGATCGATTCGACGCGCCGTCCTCGCGCTCGCAGCCCTCTCCCTCGCTTCCGGCCTCGCCGCGTGCGCGAACCCCGTCGCCCTCGAGCGTGCCGACGACGGCATCGATGCGGCATGCGCCGACATCATCGTTCGACTGCCCGACAGCGTCGCCGACCTCGACCGTCGCGAGACGAACGCCCAGGGCACCGGTGCATGGGGCTCGCCCACCTCCGTCATCCTCCGCTGCGGCGTCGAGGTGCCCGGCCCGACGACCCTGCCGTGCAATGCCGTCAACGGCGTCGACTGGATCACCGACGACTCGGACGCGCCGAACTACCGCTTCGTGACGTACGGCCGCACCCCGGCCACCGAGGTCATCATCAACGGTGACGCCGTCGCCGGATCGACCGTGCTCGCCGACCTGAGCGCCGCCGTCTCGACGATCCCCGTCGACGGCGGCTGCGTCAGCTATGACGACGCCACGCCGGTGCCGACGCCGACCAATGAGGACTAG
- a CDS encoding NAD(P)H-dependent glycerol-3-phosphate dehydrogenase has protein sequence MAKTKTAPRARTRVAVLGAGSWGTTFAKILADSGADVMLWARRPELAREISEAKRNSDYLAGINLPISLRATSRLDLALAGAEQVYVSVPSQALRENLAAAQPHLHADATVVSLMKGVEKGTGLRMSEVVAEVLRIDPAQIAVISGPNLALEIAKEQPTAAVVSSTSLETAQAVAMVASNPYFRTFVNTDVIGTEFGGVLKNLIAVAIGIVDGVGYGENTKASIITRGLVEITDFAVAYGAAPETMSGLAGLGDLIATCQSPLSRNNTAGRLLGQGYSEADVVKQMNQTTEGLASVGPILELARAQGVEMPIVEQVRQVLAGTLDPRDLAPHLTTDTDEPQGERTIDDKTPGGGPLRRAFQRALHQLRHGGGSAPRDRS, from the coding sequence ATGGCTAAGACGAAGACCGCGCCGCGCGCGCGCACCCGTGTCGCCGTGCTCGGCGCCGGAAGCTGGGGCACGACGTTCGCGAAGATCCTCGCCGACAGCGGGGCCGACGTCATGCTGTGGGCCCGTCGACCCGAACTCGCGCGCGAGATCAGCGAGGCGAAGCGCAACAGCGACTACCTCGCGGGCATCAACCTGCCGATCTCGCTGCGTGCGACCTCGCGTCTCGATCTCGCCCTCGCGGGTGCCGAGCAGGTCTACGTCTCGGTGCCGAGCCAGGCGCTGCGCGAGAACCTCGCCGCCGCCCAGCCGCACCTCCACGCCGATGCCACGGTCGTCTCGCTCATGAAGGGCGTCGAGAAGGGCACGGGCCTTCGCATGTCGGAGGTCGTGGCCGAGGTGCTGCGGATCGACCCCGCTCAGATCGCCGTCATCTCGGGCCCGAACCTCGCCCTCGAGATCGCCAAGGAGCAGCCGACCGCCGCCGTCGTCTCGTCGACGAGTCTCGAGACGGCCCAGGCGGTCGCCATGGTCGCTTCGAACCCGTACTTCCGCACCTTCGTCAACACCGACGTCATCGGCACCGAGTTCGGCGGGGTCCTGAAGAACCTCATCGCGGTCGCGATCGGCATCGTCGACGGCGTCGGCTACGGCGAGAACACCAAGGCGTCGATCATCACGCGCGGTCTCGTCGAGATCACCGACTTCGCCGTCGCCTACGGAGCGGCACCCGAGACGATGTCGGGCCTCGCGGGTCTCGGCGACCTCATCGCGACGTGCCAGTCGCCCCTCTCGCGCAACAACACCGCGGGCCGCCTGCTCGGGCAGGGCTACAGCGAGGCGGATGTCGTCAAGCAGATGAACCAGACGACCGAGGGGCTCGCCTCGGTGGGCCCGATCCTCGAGCTCGCGCGCGCCCAGGGCGTCGAGATGCCGATCGTCGAGCAGGTGCGGCAGGTCCTCGCCGGCACGCTCGATCCGCGTGATCTCGCACCCCACCTCACGACCGACACCGACGAGCCGCAAGGCGAAAGGACCATCGATGACAAGACTCCGGGTGGCGGTCCTCTTCGGCGGGCGTTCCAGCGAGCACTCCATCAGCTGCGCCACGGCGGGGGGAGTGCTCCACGCGATCGATCGTGA
- a CDS encoding lysophospholipid acyltransferase family protein — protein sequence MPPETSADSPRPERRRRSSEKSRPSFFWLLAALVLPILSIGVKYRFHHRDRFPLEGAFVLAPNHFSEIDPIVMGAAAWKLGRAPRFLAKASLFRIPVVGWMLRTSGQIPVERAGSKSHNALRAAEELVEKGRVVIVYPEGSLTRDPDLWPMRGKTGAVRIALERGIPIVPAAHWGTQTLMPRYGKKISFFPRNTIDVAIGEPVDLSDFAGRLDSSALNEATARVMDAIAELLGELRGETPPETRWDPTKHAQTETGRFDG from the coding sequence GTGCCCCCTGAGACGAGCGCGGATTCCCCGCGACCCGAGCGACGACGCCGGAGTTCCGAGAAGAGCAGACCCTCGTTCTTCTGGCTCCTCGCGGCCCTCGTGCTGCCGATCCTGAGCATCGGCGTCAAGTACCGCTTCCACCATCGCGACCGTTTCCCGCTCGAGGGCGCGTTCGTGCTCGCGCCGAACCACTTCAGTGAGATCGACCCGATCGTCATGGGCGCTGCGGCGTGGAAGCTCGGCCGCGCGCCGCGCTTCCTCGCGAAGGCATCGCTCTTCCGCATCCCCGTCGTCGGGTGGATGCTCCGCACCTCGGGTCAGATCCCCGTCGAGCGCGCCGGCAGCAAGAGCCACAACGCCCTGCGTGCGGCCGAGGAGCTCGTCGAGAAGGGGCGCGTCGTCATCGTCTACCCCGAGGGTTCGCTCACGCGCGACCCCGACCTGTGGCCCATGCGCGGGAAGACCGGAGCCGTGCGCATCGCCCTCGAACGCGGCATCCCCATCGTCCCTGCCGCCCACTGGGGCACGCAGACGCTCATGCCGCGCTACGGCAAGAAGATCAGCTTCTTCCCGCGCAATACGATCGACGTCGCCATCGGCGAACCCGTCGACCTGTCGGACTTCGCCGGTCGGCTCGACTCGAGCGCGCTGAACGAGGCGACGGCGCGCGTCATGGACGCCATCGCCGAACTCCTCGGCGAGCTGCGAGGCGAGACGCCCCCGGAGACCCGGTGGGACCCGACGAAGCACGCGCAGACCGAGACGGGGCGCTTCGATGGCTAA
- a CDS encoding D-alanine--D-alanine ligase family protein, which translates to MTRLRVAVLFGGRSSEHSISCATAGGVLHAIDRDRFEVIPIGITRDGAFTLEADDPSRFALDPAHMPEVVDNGTRVHWPESSTSREVTVTAADGRVTSLGDIDIVFPILHGPFGEDGTLQGLLELVGLPYVGSGVLASALGMHKHFAKTVLQGAGIAVAPWRTLTARQWAESPDAAREAFTALGAPVFVKPARAGSSVGVSKVTVEADLAAAVETALAEDDVVLIEGMVVGREVEIAVLGGRPGEPARASVAGEVVVTGRDFYDFEAKYLAAPGVDLICPADLGDERLAEMADLAIRAFEAIGAEGLARVDFFLTDDGFVINELNTMPGFTPISMFPTCWLNSGLSYPELITELIEVGYARGIRVG; encoded by the coding sequence ATGACAAGACTCCGGGTGGCGGTCCTCTTCGGCGGGCGTTCCAGCGAGCACTCCATCAGCTGCGCCACGGCGGGGGGAGTGCTCCACGCGATCGATCGTGATCGCTTCGAGGTGATCCCTATCGGCATCACGCGTGACGGCGCCTTCACGCTCGAAGCCGACGACCCGTCGCGGTTCGCCCTCGACCCGGCTCACATGCCCGAGGTCGTCGACAACGGCACGCGCGTGCACTGGCCCGAGAGTTCGACCTCGCGCGAGGTGACCGTCACTGCTGCTGACGGTCGGGTGACCTCTCTCGGCGACATCGACATCGTCTTCCCGATCCTGCACGGTCCGTTCGGCGAGGACGGCACCCTGCAGGGTCTCCTCGAACTCGTCGGCCTCCCGTACGTCGGTTCGGGCGTGCTCGCGAGCGCGCTCGGCATGCACAAGCACTTCGCGAAGACGGTGCTGCAGGGCGCGGGCATCGCGGTCGCGCCGTGGCGCACCCTGACGGCGCGCCAGTGGGCCGAGTCGCCGGATGCCGCACGCGAGGCGTTCACGGCGCTCGGCGCTCCCGTGTTCGTGAAGCCCGCACGGGCCGGATCGAGTGTCGGCGTGAGCAAGGTCACGGTCGAAGCCGACCTCGCCGCGGCCGTCGAGACGGCTCTCGCCGAGGACGACGTCGTACTCATCGAGGGCATGGTCGTCGGCCGTGAGGTCGAGATCGCGGTGCTCGGCGGGCGACCGGGCGAACCCGCTCGCGCCTCGGTCGCGGGCGAGGTCGTCGTGACGGGCCGCGACTTCTACGACTTCGAGGCGAAGTACCTCGCCGCTCCCGGTGTCGACCTCATCTGCCCGGCCGATCTCGGTGACGAGCGGTTGGCCGAGATGGCGGATCTCGCGATCCGCGCCTTCGAGGCGATCGGAGCAGAAGGGTTGGCGCGCGTCGACTTCTTCCTCACCGACGACGGATTCGTGATCAACGAGCTCAACACGATGCCCGGGTTCACACCCATCTCGATGTTCCCGACGTGCTGGCTCAACTCGGGGCTCAGCTACCCCGAGCTCATCACGGAGCTCATCGAGGTCGGCTACGCGCGCGGAATCCGCGTCGGCTAG
- the leuD gene encoding 3-isopropylmalate dehydratase small subunit: protein MQKFTTVTGVAVPMRRSNVDTDQIIPAVFLKRVTKTGFEDALFYGWRQDPDFILNQEPYQGARVLVAGADFGTGSSREHAVWALRDFGFEVVLSPRFADIFRGNSGKQGLLAGQITEADAERLWEAIEASPGIEITVDLVARTASVGDLTVSFEVDDYTRWRLLEGLDDIGLTLRDEEKISEFEARRETWRPRTLPIRE, encoded by the coding sequence ATGCAGAAGTTCACGACCGTCACGGGAGTCGCCGTGCCGATGCGCCGCTCCAACGTCGACACCGACCAGATCATCCCCGCCGTCTTCCTGAAGCGCGTCACCAAGACCGGCTTCGAGGACGCGCTCTTCTACGGCTGGCGTCAGGACCCCGACTTCATCCTCAACCAGGAGCCATACCAGGGCGCCCGCGTGCTCGTGGCCGGAGCCGACTTCGGCACGGGTTCGTCGCGCGAGCACGCGGTCTGGGCGCTCCGCGACTTCGGCTTCGAAGTCGTGCTGAGCCCGCGCTTCGCCGACATCTTCCGAGGCAACTCCGGCAAGCAGGGCCTGCTCGCCGGGCAGATCACCGAGGCCGACGCCGAACGCCTGTGGGAGGCGATCGAGGCGAGCCCGGGAATAGAGATCACGGTCGACCTTGTTGCCCGTACTGCGAGCGTCGGTGACCTCACGGTCTCCTTCGAGGTCGACGATTACACTAGGTGGCGCCTGCTCGAGGGGCTCGACGACATCGGGCTCACGCTGCGTGATGAAGAGAAAATCTCGGAGTTCGAGGCACGTCGGGAGACGTGGCGGCCGAGAACACTCCCCATCCGGGAGTAA
- a CDS encoding tetratricopeptide repeat protein, producing MDDDLRPIDQKLLDALWDFSDATASENRFTGALAVVSDDAARAILVTQLARAVGAQDERSDEAFALLDSLDSSGSPSIAARVLLERGRLTAYTGQVDEAVPLLTNAVREAAAAGETFLVLDALHLLAVVDEGHEEEWAGEGFALLDGLTDTRLLRWGVAVNNNLAWTFMNREQPAEALTYFEAARDVAERHGTTEQKRVARWAIARCLRELGRTDEALAIQNDLARLDPADPYVIEELEVLTGVSPAASE from the coding sequence GTGGATGACGACCTTCGACCCATCGACCAGAAACTCCTCGACGCACTCTGGGACTTCTCCGACGCGACCGCGTCCGAGAATCGCTTCACGGGTGCACTCGCCGTCGTGTCCGACGACGCGGCGCGCGCGATCCTCGTGACGCAGCTCGCACGAGCCGTCGGTGCGCAGGACGAGCGCTCCGACGAAGCGTTCGCGCTGCTCGACTCGCTCGACTCGAGCGGCTCACCGAGCATCGCTGCGCGCGTCCTCCTCGAACGGGGCCGTCTGACCGCCTACACGGGCCAGGTCGACGAGGCGGTTCCCCTCCTCACCAATGCGGTGCGTGAGGCGGCCGCGGCCGGCGAGACGTTCCTCGTCCTCGATGCGCTGCACCTGCTCGCGGTCGTCGACGAGGGGCACGAGGAGGAGTGGGCGGGCGAGGGCTTCGCGCTCCTCGACGGTCTCACCGACACGCGTCTCCTCCGCTGGGGTGTCGCCGTCAACAACAACCTCGCGTGGACGTTCATGAACCGCGAGCAGCCGGCCGAGGCGCTGACGTACTTCGAGGCGGCACGCGACGTCGCCGAACGGCACGGCACGACCGAACAGAAGCGCGTCGCCCGCTGGGCCATCGCGCGGTGCCTCCGTGAGCTCGGGCGCACCGACGAGGCGCTCGCGATCCAGAACGATCTCGCTCGCCTCGATCCGGCCGACCCGTACGTGATCGAAGAGCTCGAGGTGCTCACAGGAGTGTCGCCCGCGGCCTCCGAATGA
- the thiL gene encoding thiamine-phosphate kinase, translating to MSEPTDEAVLGDLAETDILARIFPRLPGAAAAIVGPGDDAAVIAAADGRFVVTTDMMIHGPDFRLAWSTPYELGWKAAATNLSDVAAMGARPSALVVALAAPADWPVAAVESFADGLREACDALAPGCGVVGGDLSVSPVLTIAITAFGDLEGRTPVLRSGARDGDVVAHAGRRGAAARGLRLLFTEGVDADGHPDAERTARLRREQPLALAAQLAPEPPISSGVDAATAGATAMLDVSDGLARDARRIAEASGVRIDFDSAALGDDPVFALGGGEDHGLLATFPPGAPIPDGFRVLGLVVDGAGVSLDGKAIDPAGWDPYSGWDGSAG from the coding sequence ATGAGCGAACCGACCGATGAAGCCGTCCTCGGCGACCTCGCCGAGACCGACATCCTCGCGCGGATCTTCCCGCGCCTGCCCGGTGCGGCGGCCGCGATCGTGGGCCCGGGGGATGACGCAGCCGTGATCGCCGCGGCCGACGGGCGTTTCGTCGTGACGACCGACATGATGATCCACGGACCGGACTTCCGGCTCGCGTGGTCGACGCCCTACGAGCTCGGCTGGAAGGCCGCGGCGACGAACCTCTCCGACGTCGCCGCGATGGGCGCGCGGCCCTCGGCGCTCGTCGTCGCGCTCGCCGCTCCCGCCGACTGGCCCGTGGCGGCCGTCGAGTCGTTCGCCGACGGTCTCCGTGAGGCGTGCGACGCACTCGCGCCGGGGTGCGGAGTCGTCGGCGGAGACCTCTCGGTCTCGCCCGTGCTGACGATCGCGATCACGGCGTTCGGCGACCTCGAGGGCCGGACTCCCGTGCTGCGTTCCGGTGCGCGCGACGGCGACGTCGTGGCGCACGCGGGGCGTCGGGGCGCTGCGGCACGGGGCCTGCGGCTGCTCTTCACCGAGGGTGTCGATGCCGACGGACATCCCGACGCCGAGCGCACCGCGCGCCTCCGCCGGGAGCAGCCCCTCGCTCTCGCCGCTCAGCTCGCGCCCGAACCGCCGATCTCGTCGGGCGTCGATGCGGCGACGGCGGGGGCGACGGCGATGCTCGACGTCTCCGACGGTCTCGCGCGTGACGCGCGTCGCATCGCCGAGGCGAGCGGCGTCCGCATCGACTTCGATTCGGCCGCACTCGGCGACGACCCTGTCTTCGCGCTCGGCGGAGGCGAGGATCACGGTCTGCTCGCGACGTTCCCCCCGGGCGCGCCGATCCCCGACGGATTCCGGGTACTCGGGCTCGTCGTCGACGGCGCCGGGGTGAGCCTCGACGGCAAGGCGATCGATCCCGCGGGGTGGGACCCTTACTCGGGCTGGGACGGCTCGGCGGGCTGA
- the coaD gene encoding pantetheine-phosphate adenylyltransferase, with protein sequence MPRIAVVPGSFDPVTLGHLDVIRRAAGLYDELHVVVVHNPGKSALLPITKRVELIEEAIAEAGIEGQIVVASWSMGLLVDYCTDVGASVLVKGIRSQVDVAYETPMAIVNRDLAAVETVFLLPDPAHAYVSSSLVRQVSGLGGEVGPYVPPVVAEYLQGARER encoded by the coding sequence ATGCCTCGGATCGCTGTCGTCCCCGGATCGTTTGACCCTGTCACACTGGGCCACCTCGACGTGATCAGGCGTGCTGCGGGCCTCTACGACGAACTGCACGTCGTCGTCGTGCACAACCCGGGCAAGTCGGCTCTGCTGCCCATCACGAAGCGCGTCGAGCTCATCGAGGAGGCGATCGCGGAGGCCGGTATCGAGGGCCAGATCGTGGTCGCGTCGTGGAGCATGGGTCTGCTCGTCGACTACTGCACGGATGTCGGGGCGAGTGTGCTCGTCAAGGGCATCCGTTCGCAGGTCGACGTCGCCTACGAGACCCCCATGGCGATCGTGAACCGCGATCTGGCGGCCGTCGAGACGGTGTTCCTCCTGCCCGACCCCGCGCACGCCTACGTCTCGAGCTCGCTCGTGCGCCAGGTGTCAGGGCTCGGCGGCGAGGTCGGTCCCTACGTTCCCCCCGTCGTCGCCGAGTACCTCCAAGGAGCCCGAGAGAGATGA